CCAAGAGGTATTGTTGTGATCGGGGTTATTGTATTTAGGTCTATGACGGTAATGTCGTTACTATTCGTATTGGCAACATATGCATACAAACCATTTGCTGTTACTGTGATCATTTCAGGATAACTTCCTACAGGTATTGGGCCACCATCAGCTGTTAGAGTCGGGATAAATATACGTAAAACCGTGTCGTTACTAAAATTTACAGTATATAAATAGTTTCCATTTGGGGATACAGCAGAGCCAAAATTTAAAATGCCAGTTGGAACAGTATTGATAATAGTGTCGTTCGTTGTATCGATCACTGTCCCAAGTGTACTTCCTGAGTTATTGACAAAAAGATAATTTCCATCTGTAGAAACGCTTAAACCAAAAGGGGCAGAACCTGTAGCTATAGGTGAACCAATGATGGTATCAGTTGCTACATCTATAACTGAAATGGTATTAGCTGAAGTATTAGCAACGTAAGCTTTTTCTCCATTTGGGGTGATAGCTACAAAAATTGGGCCAAGTCCCACAGGGACAGTTGCTATGACAGTACTTGTAACAGTGTCTATAACTGATACATCATTGCTTCCAATATTCGCCACATAAGCTTTGGAACCATCCGGTGTTATAGCGACGTAACTTGGGCCAGCACCTACTGAAATACCACTATAAAACGTATAAGTTTCTGTATCTAGGATGTAAACTGAATCTGTAATGTTATCACACACGTAGGCCAATCCTAAAAAAAACTGTGGAAGGAGTAAAAGGTAAGAAAAAAGAAGCGTTTTAAGGTGTTTTATTTTCATTAATTCTCCAAAAACTTTGTTAAATGATTTACTTATACAATTTAAAAAATTAAATTTACATTTAAGTGAATCAAATTAAGGTTTTTCTTGAATACAATATCTAGTGATAACTGGAAAAAATATATTTGGCTATGGTTGCCTCATACAGCTTTAATAGTTTATGCCAAAATAATAATTTTTTATGTCATCATTTTGCTTTTTAAAAATGTAGAGAGAAGTTTAGAGCAATTATCTTGGTTTGGACTAATGACTGTTTTGCCAAGCATGTTTTACTTGCCGTTTTTTATGAGAACCGTCGACGGATTACCTGTAAAAAAAGTCTTTCAAGGTATTTTGCTACTACAATTTCCAATCTTCACTTACCTTTGCTATACCTTAAACCAAGACGATCCTTCGCTAATAATTATATTTATTCTTATTGCATTAGATATTGCGTTAATTAATGCTGAAAGTGTAATTTTTGATAAATCAATCACATTATTACTTCCAAAGTTAGATTATCCAAAAGCTATTGTTATTTCGAGATTAGCTAACAATATTTCATTTTTCTTTTCGCCACTTTTAGCAACTTTTTTCTTTCAAAATTTTGGTTTGTTATCTCTATGGATAATCGGCTTATTAATAGTTTTAGCTTATTTTTATCAATTAAAAATATTGTCTTCCAAAAATAAAGTGGAGTTTGAAAAAAAACAAAAAGAAACGAATATTTCGTTTTTTAAAAAAAATAAACCGCGACAAAACTTGCTTCTTATTGAATTATTATTTTTTTATGCCATTTCATTTTTATGGACTAACGCGGCAACCTTAATTGCCTTTCCGTTTTTTATCCATTCTGAATCTGTTAAGACATCTGGTCTACTAATCACAATTAGCGGTTTAGGTGTGGTAATAAACAATATTTATGTCTATTTTAAAAATAAAAAAACGGATCTACTATTTTGGGGGAGATTATCTGGTTTTATCAGCGGATTTATGTTTCTTTTTTTAGGATTAATAAATCCAAATTTCTTATTTTACTTTGTAATTATGTTTTTAGGCGGTTTTTTTTGCTCATGGTGCTACAATTTAGCACAAATAACAACTCAACGCCTTATAAGCTTTAACGTTCAAGGAGCTTTTTTTACACTAAGAGCTACACTTAATGTCATTATAACGACCGTTTTTTATCTACTAACAGGCTACTTTATAAAACTCATCTTCTTACCTTTTCTACACCAAATATTAAGCCTATTTTCTATTTCTAACCTGCCAATTAACAATTTTGTCGCTATTGCTACGATTTTTGTAATTTGCGGGGTTTTAATTATCTTAGGTTTATCAGTTTTAATATTAATTAATTTTAGAAAATATAATAAACATCAATAGTTTTTTTAAAATTTAATTAAAATTATTTGTTTACAATTAAATAATAATTATAAAAAATAATAGTAATAATCCTATTTGGATTTTTAATAATTACTAATTTTTTTTACTTATAATATTTAAAATGCACGAATTTTATGCATAATTTACAAACGTTATTAAATAAAAGTAGTGTCCCAAATATTGAAGTAATTAGTTCTCAAATCATCAAAGAAAATATATTAACAAAAACGTTAATAGTAGAAACGAATATAGCAAAATTTGCCGTAAAGATTTTCTCTATATTTTGCCTTTGTGTTCTATTCAAAAAAACTAAAGAAGAAATTTTAGAATTTGGCAACCTTAATGAGGCAGCTCTTCAAGTTTTAATTTCAAATCAATTGAGAA
This DNA window, taken from Candidatus Rubidus massiliensis, encodes the following:
- a CDS encoding Xanthomonalisin precursor, yielding MKIKHLKTLLFSYLLLLPQFFLGLAYVCDNITDSVYILDTETYTFYSGISVGAGPSYVAITPDGSKAYVANIGSNDVSVIDTVTSTVIATVPVGLGPIFVAITPNGEKAYVANTSANTISVIDVATDTIIGSPIATGSAPFGLSVSTDGNYLFVNNSGSTLGTVIDTTNDTIINTVPTGILNFGSAVSPNGNYLYTVNFSNDTVLRIFIPTLTADGGPIPVGSYPEMITVTANGLYAYVANTNSNDITVIDLNTITPITTIPLGVFPLGIASTPNSEKVFVGTTAGIYVIDVATNTVSAGPLTAGSNSLQFLAIFPDQSPVAQFTTSVNTPLRIVDFDGSSSFTPDGTIISYAWNFGDGTTFTGTSPTISHTYLADGIYNVSLTVTNSNNTSASIVFTGQTVSNNGSALAEQIQTIPPPPPPPPVDTIFPPQNLKGFQGKNRFASQYEYFNQVRFTPPNLGNRPILYKVYRNSMTHLIKEILATNPLEFTDNNRRRGEATTYYITSVDSNGNESLPSAITIK
- a CDS encoding H+ Antiporter protein, translated to MNTISSDNWKKYIWLWLPHTALIVYAKIIIFYVIILLFKNVERSLEQLSWFGLMTVLPSMFYLPFFMRTVDGLPVKKVFQGILLLQFPIFTYLCYTLNQDDPSLIIIFILIALDIALINAESVIFDKSITLLLPKLDYPKAIVISRLANNISFFFSPLLATFFFQNFGLLSLWIIGLLIVLAYFYQLKILSSKNKVEFEKKQKETNISFFKKNKPRQNLLLIELLFFYAISFLWTNAATLIAFPFFIHSESVKTSGLLITISGLGVVINNIYVYFKNKKTDLLFWGRLSGFISGFMFLFLGLINPNFLFYFVIMFLGGFFCSWCYNLAQITTQRLISFNVQGAFFTLRATLNVIITTVFYLLTGYFIKLIFLPFLHQILSLFSISNLPINNFVAIATIFVICGVLIILGLSVLILINFRKYNKHQ